In the Lepidochelys kempii isolate rLepKem1 chromosome 3, rLepKem1.hap2, whole genome shotgun sequence genome, one interval contains:
- the PTK7 gene encoding inactive tyrosine-protein kinase 7, giving the protein MEAARGVGLLLLLAVGTRARILFTEEPSSQDALQGRSAILRCEVEEPSGVEFEWLHDGLFIQDTERRFQEGSNLKFTAVDRQQDAGGFQCVARSTVTGEEARTANASFNIKWLETGGVVLKHPASVAEIQPSTSVTLRCHIDGHPRPTGQWFRDGSQLLDDRSSYGISNKERTLTLKSASPEDNGIYYCCARNAVGMVCSSNNFTLNIIDESFPRPVIIPQDLIVSKNEEAMFHCRFTAVPPPTQEWVFEDNSPITNKTRITVFANGSLLITQVRARSTGIYRCIGHGQRGKPTVLEASLRLAEIEDMAPFSPKVFIASQEQRVACPAPRGMPQPRVWWERNGLPIPASGRVHQEAEELVFTSVTGSDAGTYVCHAANKAGEKKQDLSVTVATVPRWVEMPRDSQLEEGKPGYLHCLSKASLKPTVTWYRNGVSISEDSRFEISENGTLRINNVEVYDGTVYKCVSSTPAGSIEGYARVHVLEKLKFTPPPQPLQCMEFDKEVTVSCSATGREKPTIQWLKTDGSSLPAHVSLNAGALHFRKVSRSDAGNYTCIASNSPQGEIRATVQLTVAVYITFKLEPEPTTVYQGHTAVLRCQAEGDPVPHIQWKGKERILDPSKLSPRIQIMPNGSLVIYDVTTDDSGRYTCIAGNSCNIKHRDAILYVVDKPVAEGDEGPNSHTPYKMIQTIGLSVGAAVAYIIIVLGLMFYCKKRRKAKRLKKHPEGEEPEMECLNGGALLQNGQTTAEIQEEVALTNLGSSSGASKRHSATDKMHFPRANLQTITTLGKGEFGEVFLAKAKGLEDSESEVLVLVKSLQTRDEQLQLDFRREAEMFGKLSHPNVGRLVGLCREAEPHYMVLEYVDLGDLKQFLRISRSKDETLKPQPLSSKHKVSVCSQVALGMEHLSNTRFVHKDLAARNCLISAQRQVKVSALSLSKDVYHSEYYRFRQAWIPLRWMPPEAVLEDEFSTKSDVWSFGVLMWEVFTHGEMPHTKLADEEVLAGLQAGKMKLPHPEGCPSKLYKLMQRCWAPSPKERPSFSELATALGDSPSDSRA; this is encoded by the exons CCGTGGGCACTCGGGCGCGGATCCTCTTCACCGAGGAGCCGTCCTCTCAGGACGCCTTGCAGGGCCGCAGCGCCATCCTGCGCTGTGAGGTGGAGGAGCCGAGCGGCGTGGAGTTCGAGTGGCTGCACGATGGGCTCTTCATCCAGGACACCGAGCGCCGCTTCCAGGAGGGCAGCAACCTGAAGTTCACCGCCGTGGATCGGCAGCAGGACGCCGGGGGCTTCCAGTGCGTGGCCAGGAGCACGGTCACGGGAGAGGAGGCCCGAACGGCCAACGCATCTTTCAACATCAAGT gGCTCGAAACGGGTGGCGTTGTCCTGAAGCACCCAGCAAGCGTGGCAGAGATCCAGCCCTCTACCTCTGTGACGCTGCGTTGCCACATCGACGGCCATCCGCG CCCAACGGGCCAGTGGTTCCGGGATGGCAGCCAGCTCCTGGATGACCGGAGCAGCTACGGGATCAGCAATAAGGAGCGGACACTAACCCTAAAGAGCGCCAGCCCCGAGGACAACGGCATCTACTACTGCTGTGCTCGCAACGCCGTGGGCATGGTGTGCAGCAGCAACAACTTCACACTGAATATCATCG ACGAGAGCTTCCCTCGCCCGGTGATCATCCCACAGGACCTGATCGTGAGTAAGAATGAAGAGGCCATGTTCCACTGCCGGTTCACAGCAGTGCCTCCTCCCACGCAGGAGTGGGTCTTCGAGGACAACTCTCCCATCACCAACAAGACACG GATCACGGTGTTTGCCAATGGCTCCCTGCTGATAACCCAGGTGAGAGCGCGCAGCACGGGGATCTACAGGTGCATTGGCCACGGGCAGAGAGGGAAACCCACCGTCCTGGAGGCAAGTCTGCGGCTGGCAG AGATCGAGGACATGGCGCCGTTCTCCCCGAAGGTTTTCATAGCGAGCCAGGAGCAGCGCGtggcctgccccgccccccgcggCATGCCCCAGCCCCGTGTCTGGTGGGAGAGGAACGGCCTCCCGATACCTGCTAGTGGCAGGGTGCACCAGGAGGCCGAGGAGCTGGTGTTCACCAGCGTTACCGGGAGTGATGCTGGCACCTACGTGTGCCACGCGGCAAACAAGGCTGGGGAGAAGAAGCAAGACCTCAGTGTCACCGTAGCCA CGGTGCCCAGGTGGGTGGAGATGCCCAGGGACAGCCAGCTGGAGGAGGGGAAGCCGGGCTATCTCCACTGCCTCAGCAAGGCCTCCCTGAAACCCACTGTCACCTGGTATCGCAACGGCGTCTCCATCTCCGAG GACTCGCGCTTTGAGATCTCGGAGAACGGGACGCTGCGCATAAACAACGTGGAGGTGTACGACGGGACTGTGTATAAGTGTGTGAGCAGCACTCCGGCGGGGAGCATCGAGGGATATGCCCGCGTGCACGTCCTGG AGAAGCTGAAATTCacgccccccccgcagcccctgcaGTGCATGGAATTCGACAAGGAGGTCACCGTGTCCTGCTCGGCCACTGGCCGTGAGAAGCCCACCATCCAATGGCTCAAAACAG ATGGGAGCAGCCTGCCGGCTCACGTCAGCCTCAACGCTGGCGCCCTGCACTTCCGCAAGGTGAGCCGGAGTGACGCTGGTAACTACACCTGCATCGCCTCCAACAGCCCCCAGGGCGAGATCCGGGCCACGGTGCAGCTCACGGTGGCAG TTTACATCACCTTTAAGCTGGAGCCGGAGCCCACGACGGTGTACCAGGGGCACACAGCCGTGTTGCGGTGCCAGGCAGAGGGCGACCCGGTACCACACATCCagtggaaggggaaggagaggattTTAGATCCCAGCAAGCTCTCACCCAG GATCCAGATCATGCCCAACGGCTCCTTGGTGATCTACGACGTCACCACGGACGACTCCGGGAGGTACACGTGTATTGCTGGCAACAGCTGCAACATCAAACACCGTGACGCCATCCTCTACGTCGTAG ACAAGCCGGTTGCAGAAGGGGACGAAGGTCCCAACAGCCACACGCCCTATAAGATGATCCAGACTATCGGGCTGTCGGTCGGGGCGGCCGTCGCCTACATAATCATTGTGCTGGGCCTCATGTTCTACTGCAAGAAGCGGAGGAAGGCCAAGCGGCTGAAGAAGCACCCGGAGGGCGAAGAGCCCGAGATGGAGTGTCTGAATG GTGGCGCTCTGCTGCAAAACGGGCAAACCACGGCCGAGATCCAGGAAGAAGTGGCCTTGACCAATCTGGGCAGTAGCTCCGGCGCTAGCAAGAGGCACAGTGCCACGGACAAGATGCACTTCCCCCGCGCCAATCTGCAGACCATCACGACGCTGG GGAAGGGTGAGTTCGGGGAGGTCTTCCTGGCCAAGGCGAAAGGCCTGGAGGACAGTGAGAGCGAGGTGCTGGTGCTGGTGAAGAGCCTGCAGACGAGAGACGAGCAGCTACAGCTAGACTTCCGGCGCGAGGCAGAGATGTTCGGCAAACTGAGCCACCCCaacgtggggcggctggtgggcCTGTGCCGCGAGGCAGAGCCGCACTACATGGTCCTGGAGTATGTGGATCTG GGGGACCTGAAGCAGTTCCTGAGGATCTCCAGGAGCAAGGATGAGACGCTCAAGCCTCAGCCCCTCAGCAGCAAACACAAG GTGTCTGTCTGCAGCCAGGTGGCCCTGGGGATGGAGCATCTCTCCAACACCAGGTTTGTGCACAAGGACCTGGCCGCCCGGAACTGCCTGATCAGCGCTCAGAGGCAGGTCAAGGTGTCGGCCCTAAGCCTCAGCAAGGACGTGTATCACAG TGAGTACTACCGCTTCCGCCAAGCCTGGATCCCGCTGCGCTGGATGCCCCCGGAAGCCGTCCTGGAGGACGAGTTCTCCACCAAGTCAGACGTGTGGTCCTTCGGCGTCCTCATGTGGGAGGTCTTCACGCACGGGGAGATGCCCCACACCAAGCTGGCGGACGAGGAGGTGCTAGCAG GTTTACAGGCTGGGAAGATGAAGCTGCCTCACCCCGAGGGCTGCCCTTCCAAGCTCTACAAGCTGATGCAGCGCTGCTGGGCCCCCAGCCCCAAGGAACGCCCCTCCTTCAGTGAGCTCGCCACCGCGCTGGGCGACAGCCCGTCCGACAGCAGAGCCTGA